GCGGCCTGACCGCTGTGACCGCTCGCACCGCCCACCGAGGCGTGACCACCGGTGGACCCGAAGCCCGCCTCGGCCCGCGCCGAGCCGGGAAGTTCCGCGACCTCCCGGAAGCGGACCTTCTCGACCTGCTGGACGACCAGTTGGGCAATCCTGTCGAAGCGCTCGAATCGCACGGGTTCGTGCGGGTCGAGATTCACCACGATCACCTTGATCTCCCCACGGTACCCGGCATCAACCGTCCCCGGGGCATTCACCAGAGCGACACCGCACCGGGCCGCGAGGCCCGAACGGGGGTGCACGAAGGCCGCGTACCCGTCCGGGAGCGCGACAGACACCCCGGTGGGGAGAACAGCCCGTTCCCCGGGCGCCAGTTCGCACCCCTCGGTGGTCCGCAGGTCGGCTCCGGCGTCGCCCGGCTGCGCGTACGCCGGAAGCGGTACGTCCGGATCGACGCGGCGGATGAGAACGTCCAGGGGCTCACGGCCCATGGGTGCGGGGTTCACGGGTTCACCTCGAATGCGCGGGCGCGCCGGACCTGGTCCGGGTCGCTCATGGCCGCCTGGATCTCCTCCGGGCGGCCGTTGTCGATGAAGTGCTCGACCTTGACCTCGATGAAGAGGGCCTCGGCGCGCACCGCGACGGGCCCGTCGGGGCCGCCGATGCGTCCGGTGGCGGTCGAGTAGATCTTGCGCCGGGCCACCGCCGTGACCTCGGCCTCCAGGTACAGCAGGGTGCCGACGGGCACGGGCCGGACGAACTCGGTCTCCAGCCGTCCGGTCACGGCGATGGTGCGCAGCAGCCAGTTCAGCGAGCCGAGCGTCTCGTCCAGCGCGCTGGCGAGCACACCGCCGTGCGCGAGGCCGGGAGCGCCCTGATGGGCCTCCCGCACGGTGAACTCGGCGGTGACCGTGACACCTTCTCCGGCCCTGGCGGCGAGGTGCAGCCCGTGGGCCTGTTCACCGCCGCATCCGAAACACTGTTCGTAGTGGGCACCGAGGAGCTCTCCGGGCGCGGGCGCGTCGGGGTGCCGCACGGGCGCCACGGCGTCGGCAGGGGGCTTCAGAGCTGCGGAAGTACCACTCACAGCCGCAGACCTTACCCGCGAGTCGGCCGTCGGCCGACACCATGCCAAGCTTGGTTCCATGCAGCTTTCCGCCTCCCCGTACGAAGAACGCCTCACGGCCCCCCGCTCCTGGTGGCTGATCTCGTTCCTGGTCGGCGTCTCCTTCGCCCTGATCCTGCTCCCGTTCGGCACTCTGCCCCTGCTCGGCGGCCTGGTGGGCGGCACCGCGGTGGCCGCGGTGGCGGCGAGTTCGTACGGCTCGATCCGGATCCGGGTCGTTGGGGACGCGTTGATCGCGGGCGAGGCGAAGATCCCGGTGGCGGCCCTGGGCGAGGCGGAGATCCTGGACGCGGAGGAGGCGCGCGCCTGGCGCACGTACAAGGCCGACACACGTGCCTTCATGCTCCTGCGCTCCTACATCCCCACGGCGCTGCGCGTCGAGGTCACGGACCCCGCGGACCCCACCCCTTACCTGTACCTGTCGACGCGGGAGCCCCAACGGCTGGTGGCGGCACTGGAGTCGGCGCGGGCGACCGCGCGCGACGCGGGCTGAACCGGTCGGCACGGCGGCTCGGCGCGCGTCGGCAAATTCTTCTCCGGCGGCGGGCAAAGACTTGCCCGCCGCACCTGCGTCCAGGGTCGTACGCGCCCGTCGGCGCTTTTACGGCCCGAGTTCCTTCGGCCCGTCCCCGAGGCTGAGCGCGTCCGTGGGCGGCTCCAGCGGGGGCAGTTCCGGGAGCTGGTCCCAGGGGACCTGGAACGTGCGCAGGTCCTTGCGGATGCGGTCCGCGAGTTTTCTGGTGTCGCGCCGGTTCATGACCGCGCCGACGGCGGCGCCCACCATGAACGGCATCAGGTTGGGCAGGTCCCGGATCGTCCGCTTCATGATCTGCTGACGCAGTTCGCGCTTCATCTGGCCCCCGAGGGCCGCGTTGATCGTCGACGGCTTCGTCACGTCGATCCCCCGCTCGCCCGACCACGAGTTCAGGTAGGCGGTACTGCGCTGCTTCAGACTGCCCGCCGGCCGTACGCCGTAGACCTCGTGCAGTTCGGCGATCATCTTCAGCTCGATCGCGGCCACGCCGGTGATCTCGGCGGCCAGTTCAGTCGGCATGGCCGGTGGCACCGGCAGCATCGCCGCCGCCCCGATGCCCGCGCCGACGGTCGCCGTCGCGCTCGCGGCGCCCGCGACGAGCTTGTCCGCGAGCTGCTCGGGACCGAGACCCGGGAACTGCCGGCGGAGGGTGGCGAGGTCGCGTACGGGGATGCGAGGAGCGTTCTCGATGATGCGGTCCGTGAGGTACGCCAGGCCCGCCCTCGCGCGGCTGCCGCCCTTGCGGACGCCTTCCCTGGCCTTCTCCCGGATCGTGGCCGCCCGTCCGGTGACGGGTGCGGAAGGCTCGGCCGGCACCGGGAGGTCATCCCTGTGGTCGGCCGGCCCGGCGGCCGGTTCGAGCGAGGCCGATCCTGTACCGGATGAGCCCCGCTCGTCGTCACGCACACCATGAGGGCCGTCCTGCGGCCCCTGGTCCGCTCCCCGCAGGGGGAAGCGGCGCTTCCAAGGTGGGGTCGAGCCAGTCACGGCCGACCCTTCCTCAGTCGCAGTCGCGGCAGATCGGCTGACCGTTCTTCTCGCGGGCCAGCTGACTGCGGTGGTGCACCAGGAAGCAGGTCATGCAAGTGAACTCGTCCTGCTGCTTGGGCAGTACCCGGACGGCCAGCTCCTCGTTCGAGAGGTCCGCTCCGGGCAGTTCGAGGCCCTCGGCGGCCTCGAACTCGTCGACGTCGACGGAGGAAGTCGACTTGTCGTTCCTCCGGGCCTTCAGTTCTTCAAGGCTGTCCGAGTCGACGTCGTCGTCGGTCTTGCGTGGGGTGTCGTAATCCGTTGCCATGTCGCGCTCTCCCCCTCTGGGTGTCTGCGGTGTCTCAGCGCAGGTAACGCGTGAGAGGCCGGACTTGTGCCCGACCTGAGGCGGAGATTTTGCCTCACATCAAGGTCTGTTACTCAATCGACACCCAACCGGCCCCTCTGAGAGAGATCGGCATGGATGGCGATCGGGACCGTACACGGTCCGAATGCCATACTTCAAAGGCCCCCACCGTGTACTTCCCGTGATCAAGACCCTCGAAAACCCGGAACTACCGGGCCTTACGACGACTTGCGCAATCACGGAGAGTGGATGGCCATAAATTCGCCCTTGTGATCGATCACACACGAGGTCGCCGGGAGGGTACCCCGGAAATTCCGCGCAAAGCGAACATCCTCGCGTGTCGGCGACATGATCTCAGATCGGCAGGGCGACTCGCATCACGAGTCCACCTCCCTCACGCGGCAGCGCCGAGATGTGGCCGCCGTGAGCGCGCGCCACGGAGCGCGCGATCGACAGTCCGAGGCCCACACCCTTGTCACTGCCCGTTCGCTCCGTACGCAGCCGCCTGAAGGGCTCGAAGATGTTGTCGATCTCGTACGCCGGGACCACGGGACCCGTGTTCGAGACAACCAGCACCGCCTGCCCGTGCTGGACCGCCGTGGTCACCTCGACCCAGCCGCCCTCCGGCACGTTGTACCGCACCGCGTTCTGTACGAGGTTCAGCGCGATCCGCTCCAGCAGTACGCCGTTGCCCTGGACGACCGCGGGATCGCGCTTGCCGCGGAGCTCGACGCCCTTGGCCTCGGCCTCGGCGTGCGTCTGGTCGACGGCCTGCTCGGCGACCTCCGCGAGGTCGACCGGTTTGCGCTCGATGATCTGGTTGTCGCTGCGGGCGAGCAGCAGCAGTCCCTCGACGAGCTGCTCACTGCGCTCGTTGGTGGCCAGCAGCGTCTTGCCGAGCTGCTGGAGTTCCGGCGGTGCCGCCGGATCGGAGAGGTGCACCTCCAGGAGCGTGCGGTTGATCGCGAGCGGCGTTCGCAGCTCGTGCGAGGCGTTGCCGACGAACCTCTGCTGCGCGGTGAAGGCCCGCTGGAGACGCTCCAGCATGTCGTCGAGGGTGTCCGCCAGCTCCTTCAGCTCGTCGTCGGGGCCGTCCAGCTCGATCCGGCGGGACAGGTCCGAGCCGGCCACCGCGCGGGCGGTACGGGTGATCCGGCCGAGCGGGGTCAGGACCCGGCCGGCCATGGCGTAGCCGAAGGCGAAGGCGATCACGGCGAGGCCCAGGAGCGTGAGCAGGGAGCGGCTGAGCAGGCCGTCCAGGGCGTGCTGGCGCAGGGTGTCGTAGCACGCCTTGAGCGCGGCGCTGCGCTGCTCGTCGTTGGTCGCGATGTTCAGCGCCGGGCAGGTGTCACTGGTGATGCTGATGCCACTGCCGTCGATCCGGAAGGACTGGCTGCCGCTGCCCTCCCGGATGGCCTGCGCGGCCAGCAGGTAGATGATCGACAGCAGCAGGATGCCCGCGATCAGGAACATGCCGCCGTACAGCAGCGTGAGACGTATGCGGATGGTCGGGCGCAGCCAGGGCAGGGGCAGCTGCTGTGGCTTCCTCGGGTCCCAGGTGGGCTTCGGAGGTGCCTGCGGGGGTGCGGGTGTCGTGGTCATCGGAGATCAGATCCGGTAGCCGGAACCCGGGACGGTGACGATCACAGGGGGCTCGCCCAGCTTGCGGCGCAGGGTCATCACGGTCACGCGGACGACGTTGGTGAACGGGTCGGTGTTCTCGTCCCAGGCCTTCTCCAGCAGCTGCTCGGCGGAGACGACCGCGCCCTCGCTGCGCAGCAGCACCTCCAGGACGGCGAACTCCTTGGGCGCGAGCTGGACTTCCTTGCCCTCGCGGAAGACCTCCCGGCGGTTCGGGTCGAGCTTGATCCCGGCGCGCTCCAGGACGGGCGGCAGCGGCAGGCTCGTACGGCGGCCGAGGGCACGCACGCGTGCCGTCAGCTCGCTGAAGGCGAAGGGCTTGGGGAGGTAGTCGTCGGCGCCGATCTCCAGCCCCTCGACCCGGTCGCTGACATCCCCGGAAGCCGTGAGCATCAGCACGCGCGTGGGCATGCCGAGTTCGACGATCTTGCGGCAGACGTCGTCGCCGTGCACCAGCGGGAGGTCCCGGTCGAGGACGACCACGTCGTAGTCGTTGACGCCGATGCGTTCCAGGGCCGCCGCGCCGTCGTACACGACGTCGACGGCCATGGCCTCCCGGCGCAGTCCGGTGGCCACCGCATCGGCGAGCAGTTGCTCGTCCTCGACGACGAGTACGCGCACGTCGTTTGTCCTTCCTCGGGGTCGCCCGCGGGCCGGGACGGCACGTTGGCGGAAACTTTTCCTGCGGTCAGGCCTCCATCCTGCCGCTTTCGCCCGTAAACCGGTTGTAAGGGGCCCTCGGACCATCGCCGCACGGCTCCTTTCCGGCGACCGGGGACGCCCCTGGCGACGGTGGGGGGAAGAAATCTTGGCGGGCGGAGGTTTCCTCCGCGGGGAGCACGGGGAGGACGGCTTTACACCCCGCGATCACGCTCTGCGTGTGCCATGACACCTAGTGGTACAACGAACCGCTTTCCGCGGAGCGGCGTGGGTGTCCGGCATCGTGGCCGCCCGGCAGGGCAACGCCGGGCATCCAGTTGGAGACGTGATCGCCCCTTCCGGACGGCACACCCCCGTGCCGTCGACCCACGACCCAGGACGAGGGGGCGCAGCATGGACGCATTCACCGCAGGACTTCTGCAGCGCATAAGGGCGACTGAGACCGACCTGACGCGGGCTCGCGACGAGGGCGACGACTTCCTCGTCGAGGTGGAAGAGGCCGACCTCGACGAACTGCGCCGCCTCGCCGCCGAGCATGGCGTGGAGGTCGGCGCGGCCGGCGTCTGATCAGTCCGTAAGAGAGAGAAAGAGGAGCCCCGGCATCGATCCAGTGCCGGGGCTCACCTCTTTTTGCTCGTTCGCCTGCGGGGCGCGGAAGCCGGTGTCGAGGCGCCGACCGTGCTCGACCCTGCGGGCCTTGGTGGGCTCTCACCGTCGGCTCGCTGGTGCCCCTGGTGCGTGTGTTGCCCTTCGTCAGTCGTGCCAGGCGCCGAAGTCCTCCAGGAGACGCTGGAGGGGTTCGAAGACCCCGGGGGTGCCCGCGACCGTCAGATCGCGTGACGGGCGCTCTCCGGGGCGTCCACCGGTCAGCGCGCCCGCCTCTCGGGCGATCAGGTCGCCTGCGGCAACGTCCCAGGCGTTGAGACCCCGCTCGTAGTAGCCGTCCAGGCGGCCCGCCGCCACGTCGCACAGGTCGACCGCCGCCGAGCCGCCGCGCCTGATGTCGCGCAGCAGCGGAATCAGTCGCCGGGCCACCTCGGCCTGGTGGGCCTTCACCTCGGCGACGTAGTTGAAGCCCGTCGACACCAGGGCCTGGTCCAGGGGCGGGGCCGGGCGGACCGTGAGCCGGCGTTCGCCCTCCCAGGACCCGGTGGCCCAGGCTCCCCCGCCGCGCACCGCGTGGAAGGTCTCGCCGCGCATCGGTACCGCGACCACGCCGACGATGCGCTCGCCGTCCTGCTCGGCCGCGATGGACACGGACCAAGTGGGCAGTCCGTAGAGGTAGTTGACCGTGCCGTCGAGCGGGTCGATGACCCAGCGGATGCCGCTGGTGCCCTCGCTGGAGGCACCCTCCTCGCCGAGGAAACCGTCGTCCGGGCGATGGTCGGAGATCACGTCGGTGATCAGTTTCTCCGCCGCGATGTCCATCTCCGTGACGATGTCGATGGGGCTGGACTTGGTGGCGGCGACCGCGAGATCGGCCGGCCTGCCGTCCCGCAGCAGCTCTCCCGCGCGGCGGGCCGCCTCACGGGCGAGCCGGAGCAGTTCGGGCGACTGCGGGCCGCTCACAGGAGTCCTCGCGTGTACGGGCTGTCGGCGCCCGCGGCGGCGGGCCTGGGGGCACGGGACGGGCAGCAGCCCACAGGGCAGAGGTTCCGGCTCGCGCCGAGCTCGCCGAGGGCGCACGGCGTGATGTCCTGCCCGCTCTCGGTGGCCGCCCGCTCCAGGACGAGTTCGCGGATCGCGGCGGCGAAGCGCGGATCGGCGCCCACGGTCGCGGAGCGGCGCATGGGCAGACCCAGTTCCTCCGCCTTCGCCCTGGCCTCCGTGTCGAGGTCGTACAGGACCTCCATGTGGTCCGACACGAACCCGATCGGCGCGATCACGACAGCCGGGACACCGGCGCCGTGCAGCTCCTCCAGGTGGTCGCAGATGTCGGGCTCCAGCCACGGGATGTGCGGGGCTCCGGAGCGCGACTGGTAGACGAGCCGCCAGGGGTGGTCGACCCCGGTCCGCTCGCGCACCGCGTCCGCGACCAGCCGCGCGGTGTCCAGGTGCTGCTTCACGTAGGCCCCGCCGTCCCCGTGGTCCTCGACGGGCCCGGAGGTGTCGGCGGACGCGGTCGGGATGGAGTGGGTCGAGAAGGCGAGGTGCGCGCTCTCCCTGACGTCCTCGGGGAGCTCGGCGAGGGAGGTGAGCACGCCCTCGATCATGGGCTCCAGGAAGCCCGGGTGGTTGAAGTAGTGCCGCAGCTTGTCGACCTCGGGCAGGTCGAGGCCCTCGGCCTCCAGCGCGGCCAGGGAGTCCGCGAGGTTCTCGCGGTACTGACGGCAGCCCGAGTACGAGGCGTACGCGCTGGTGGCGAGGACGAGGATGCGGCGTCTGCCGTCCTGGACCATCTCGCGCAGGGTGTCGGTCAGATACGGGGCCCAGTTGCGGTTGCCCCAGTAGACCGGCAGCTCCAGGCCGTGATCGGCGAAGTCCTTGCGCAGGGCGTCCAGGAGGGCGCGGTTCTGGTCGTTGATCGGGCTGACCCCGCCGAACAGGAAGTAGTGCTGTCCGACTTCCTTGAGGCGTTCCTTGGGGATGCCCCGGCCACGCGTCACGTTCTCCAGGAACGGAACCACGTCGTCCGGGCCCTCGGGGCCGCCGAAGGAGAGCAGGAGCAGGGCGTCGTAGGGGGTGGCGTCGTGCGCATCTCGCATGGCTCCGATCCTGCCACCCCCCACTGACAGACGGGATCCCGGCCCGTCCTCAAGGGTGCGTTAGGGTCACCTAACTCGTAAGCTGTAACAGCTTCCTTCACGCCTTACCCGCATATCCGTCACGCCTTACCGGATCGACCGGAGACCTCCGTGCCCAGCCCCTACCGCGCCCTGTTCGCCGCCCCCGGTTCCCG
The DNA window shown above is from Streptomyces sp. NBC_01451 and carries:
- a CDS encoding sensor histidine kinase, coding for MTTTPAPPQAPPKPTWDPRKPQQLPLPWLRPTIRIRLTLLYGGMFLIAGILLLSIIYLLAAQAIREGSGSQSFRIDGSGISITSDTCPALNIATNDEQRSAALKACYDTLRQHALDGLLSRSLLTLLGLAVIAFAFGYAMAGRVLTPLGRITRTARAVAGSDLSRRIELDGPDDELKELADTLDDMLERLQRAFTAQQRFVGNASHELRTPLAINRTLLEVHLSDPAAPPELQQLGKTLLATNERSEQLVEGLLLLARSDNQIIERKPVDLAEVAEQAVDQTHAEAEAKGVELRGKRDPAVVQGNGVLLERIALNLVQNAVRYNVPEGGWVEVTTAVQHGQAVLVVSNTGPVVPAYEIDNIFEPFRRLRTERTGSDKGVGLGLSIARSVARAHGGHISALPREGGGLVMRVALPI
- the dut gene encoding dUTP diphosphatase → MGREPLDVLIRRVDPDVPLPAYAQPGDAGADLRTTEGCELAPGERAVLPTGVSVALPDGYAAFVHPRSGLAARCGVALVNAPGTVDAGYRGEIKVIVVNLDPHEPVRFERFDRIAQLVVQQVEKVRFREVAELPGSARAEAGFGSTGGHASVGGASGHSGQAAVGGTTGGNRYASVVADREGQ
- a CDS encoding inositol monophosphatase family protein produces the protein MSGPQSPELLRLAREAARRAGELLRDGRPADLAVAATKSSPIDIVTEMDIAAEKLITDVISDHRPDDGFLGEEGASSEGTSGIRWVIDPLDGTVNYLYGLPTWSVSIAAEQDGERIVGVVAVPMRGETFHAVRGGGAWATGSWEGERRLTVRPAPPLDQALVSTGFNYVAEVKAHQAEVARRLIPLLRDIRRGGSAAVDLCDVAAGRLDGYYERGLNAWDVAAGDLIAREAGALTGGRPGERPSRDLTVAGTPGVFEPLQRLLEDFGAWHD
- a CDS encoding response regulator transcription factor: MRVLVVEDEQLLADAVATGLRREAMAVDVVYDGAAALERIGVNDYDVVVLDRDLPLVHGDDVCRKIVELGMPTRVLMLTASGDVSDRVEGLEIGADDYLPKPFAFSELTARVRALGRRTSLPLPPVLERAGIKLDPNRREVFREGKEVQLAPKEFAVLEVLLRSEGAVVSAEQLLEKAWDENTDPFTNVVRVTVMTLRRKLGEPPVIVTVPGSGYRI
- a CDS encoding ferrochelatase, which codes for MRDAHDATPYDALLLLSFGGPEGPDDVVPFLENVTRGRGIPKERLKEVGQHYFLFGGVSPINDQNRALLDALRKDFADHGLELPVYWGNRNWAPYLTDTLREMVQDGRRRILVLATSAYASYSGCRQYRENLADSLAALEAEGLDLPEVDKLRHYFNHPGFLEPMIEGVLTSLAELPEDVRESAHLAFSTHSIPTASADTSGPVEDHGDGGAYVKQHLDTARLVADAVRERTGVDHPWRLVYQSRSGAPHIPWLEPDICDHLEELHGAGVPAVVIAPIGFVSDHMEVLYDLDTEARAKAEELGLPMRRSATVGADPRFAAAIRELVLERAATESGQDITPCALGELGASRNLCPVGCCPSRAPRPAAAGADSPYTRGLL
- a CDS encoding DUF4193 domain-containing protein, with the protein product MATDYDTPRKTDDDVDSDSLEELKARRNDKSTSSVDVDEFEAAEGLELPGADLSNEELAVRVLPKQQDEFTCMTCFLVHHRSQLAREKNGQPICRDCD
- a CDS encoding DUF3093 domain-containing protein; this encodes MQLSASPYEERLTAPRSWWLISFLVGVSFALILLPFGTLPLLGGLVGGTAVAAVAASSYGSIRIRVVGDALIAGEAKIPVAALGEAEILDAEEARAWRTYKADTRAFMLLRSYIPTALRVEVTDPADPTPYLYLSTREPQRLVAALESARATARDAG
- a CDS encoding PaaI family thioesterase encodes the protein MSGTSAALKPPADAVAPVRHPDAPAPGELLGAHYEQCFGCGGEQAHGLHLAARAGEGVTVTAEFTVREAHQGAPGLAHGGVLASALDETLGSLNWLLRTIAVTGRLETEFVRPVPVGTLLYLEAEVTAVARRKIYSTATGRIGGPDGPVAVRAEALFIEVKVEHFIDNGRPEEIQAAMSDPDQVRRARAFEVNP